The DNA sequence CTGGGTCGTGAACTCTCGGGGGTCCGTCGGGAACCACTTCTCGCGCGCGCCGAAGTAGAGCGTCGGGGCGTGACGCTCGGCGAGTTCCTGTGAGGTGTTATCGTCCGGCGTCGTCGTCTCGATAGGCTCGGGCTCGCCGAGCAGCGACCCGCCAGCGACCGCGCCGCCGCCGACGACGCCGACCGTGCCGAGTGCCGCGAGGACCTGTCGCCGCGAGAGATCACCGAGGGAGGGGATTCTGGATGCCATGCGTCGTATGTTGACCGGACGTGCGGTCCCGAGACACATATACGACACGACCGAACCCGATGAGCGGTGTGTCGACTCCGAGTGGTCGGCGGACGGGGCGAGTGCCCGAAGCGAAGGGTAGTTACGACCGGACCGGGTTGTGTCGAGCATGAAAGCTGCCCTCGTCATCCTCGACGGCTGGGGACTCGGAGACCACGACCGACGTGACGCCGTGAAAGCCGCCGACACGCCCAACTTCGACCGCTTCGCCGAGGCGGGCGCGTTCGGCCAACTGGACGTCTCGGGCCGCCGCGTCGGCCTTCCGGACGGCCAGATGGGAAACAGCGAGGTCGGCCACATCAACATCGGCTCGGGCCGCGTCGTCATGCAGGCCTACACCCGCATCAACGACGCCATCTCCCGCTCGCGCGGCGACCTCGGGATGGACGAGGGCGACGCCTCCGACGGCGCGTTCTTCGCGAATGAGGCCATCACCTCCGCGTTCGACTACGCCGAGGAAAACGACGGCCGCGTGCACTTCATGGGGCTCGTCTCCGACGGCGGCGTCCACTCCGACCAGGAACATCTCCACGCGCTCATCGAACACGCCGCCGACCGCGGCGTCGAGGCCGTCACCCACGCCTTCACCGACGGCCGCGACACCGACCCCCACGGCGGCGAGGACTATCTCGCGGAACTGGAGGGCGTCGTCTCCGACTACGGGACGGGCGACGTCGCCACCGTCTCGGGGCGCTACTACGCGATGGACCGCGACCAGAACTGGGAGCGCACGAAGCGCGCCTACGACGCCATCGTCGAGCGGGAGGCCGAGTTCGAGGCCGCCTCCGCCGTCGACGCCGTCCAGGAGTCCTACGACCGCGGCGAGACCGACGAGTTCGTCGAGTCCACCACCGTCGAGGGCGGTCCCGCACTCGACGACGGCGACGCCGTCGTCTTCTTCAACTTCCGCTCGGACCGCGCCCGTCAGCTTTGTCGGATGCTGACGAACACGCGCCCGGACTGGGACTACGACCTCGAACCGCCCGAGATCGAGCTGGTCACGATGACCCAGTACGACAAGACGTTCGACTTCCCGGTCGCCTTCCCGCCGAACCAGCCCGAGGACACCCTCGGCGAGGTCGTCTCAGAACACGGGATGACCCAGTTGCGACTCGCCGAGTCGGAGAAGTACGCCCACGTCACTTACTTCCTCAACGGCGGCCGCGAGGTCGAGTTCGACGGCGAGATGCGTCACATCGTCCAGTCGCCGGACGTGCCGACCTACGACGAGACGCCCGCGATGAGTTCGGTGGAGCTGACCGACACCGCCATCGAGAGCATCGAGCGCGACGACCCTGACCTCCTCGTGCTCAACTACGCCAACCCGGACATGGTGGGCCACACGGGCGATTTTGATGCTGCTGTCGCCGCCGTCGAAGCCGTCGACGAACAGCTCGGCCGACTCGTCGCCGCGATTGGGGCGGCGGGCGGCCACGTCCTCATCACCGCCGACCACGGCAACGCCGACGACATGGGGACGCCCGAACAGCCCCACACCGCCCACACCTACAACCCGGTTCCGCTCGTCTACCTCACGCCCGAAGGCGACGACGGCGGCCGGACGCTCCGCTCGGGTGGGTCGCTCTGTGACCTCGCGCCGAGCCTGCTGGAACTGATGGAGATAGAGAAGCCCGCCGCGATGACGGGCGAGTCGCTCTTGGAGTAGGTCTCCGAGAAGACCGAAGCTATTGACCCCGGCCGCATCGTCGACCGACCATGCGCGTCTCCTCGGTCGTCGACGACTATCTCCTCCTCTGGATTCTGCTGTCGGTCGGTGTCGGTCTCGCCGTCCCAGACGTCGCCATCGTCACGCGGGCGTCGACACCCATCCTCGCCGTCATGGTCGGCAGCATCTCGCTCACGCTGACGGTCGACGAGTTCCGGTCGGTCGACCGCTCGGCGCTCGGAGTCGTCCTCGTCGGCCACGTCGCCATGCCGTTTCTCGGCTTCGGCATCGCTCGACTCCTCGGGCTTTCGCCCGCACTCACGGCGGGGTTCGTCCTGCTCGGCGCGGTGACGCCCGAACTCGTGACGCCGACGATGACGGAACTCGCCGGGGGCGACACGGCACTCGCGTCGACGGCACTCGTCGTCGGCGGTCTCGGGAGTACGGTGTTCGTCCCGGTAGTCGTGACCGCGTTGCTCGGGTCGGGAGTCGAGGTGCGTTCGTGGGCAATTGTTGAGCAACTGCTGCTCGCCGTCGTCCTCCCGATGGGCGTCGCTCTCGCTGTCCGGGCGAGGTACGACGACCGAGTGAGTTCCTACGAGGACTCGTATACGACGGTCTCGGCGGTGATGGTGATTCTCATCATCGGCGGCGTGACCGCGGCGAACGCCGGACTCGTCCGGTCGAACCTCGCGGTCGTCGCCACCGTCGCGCTCGGAGCGGTCGCGCTGAACGCTGCGGGCTACGCGCTCGGCTGGTTCGGCGGGCGACGTGCCGCGGGACCGACGCGGACGGCGACGACGCTCTCGGTGGGGATGCGCGACTTCGCCGTCGCCGCGGCGTTGGTCGTCGCCGCGGGCTTTCCGACCGTCGCAGCACTCCCGGCCGTCACGTTCGGCGTCGTCGAGATGGTGTCGAGCGCGGGGCTGGTGCGCGTCTTCGGCAGGGAGTGAACCCCTGAGGGAGTGAGCCTCCGAACGCGAGCGGAAGTCGCTACTTCCCGCCGTCGGCTTCGGTGCGGGCCTCTTTCTTGCCGTGGACCTCCTCGGGGTCGAGGTGGAAGAAGCGGAACTCCAGTTCGCGGGGATTGCGGTCGAAGACGTCCACGAGCGGGATGTGGATGCGGCGGATAGCCGTGACCACCTCGGAGTTGATCGCCGCCTCGGTCACCTCGTGGAGCTTTCCGGTGACGACGACGCTGCGCCAGCCCGTGTCGGTCTGCTCGTGGGTGACGAACGTGATCGGGGTTCGGTCGGTGACGACGTCGCCTTTCGACGTGTCGGGACCGAACGCGAGCCGGAAGTAGAACCCTCCCGTCTCGGGGTCGTAGCCGTAGGAGACCGGGAGGGAGTAGGGAGCCTCGCCGTCCGCTTGGGGGAACGAGGCGACACCCGTCCCACCCGCGCCGAGGAACTCGTCGCGCTCTTCGTCGCTCATCGTGACCGACCGAGTGTCTTCCATACCAGAGATACGTGCCCAGTGTGGAAAAAGCTGTAGCCGGAATCACACGAACGGGACTCTCGGCACAGACAAACCAGAGACTGCGATACGAAATCGGTTCGACGGCCGTGGCCGCGCACAATCATCGCTCCGCAACCACTAAACGCGACTCACGCCAACCTCCGGTAAATGGATTGGACCGAGAAGTATCGCCCCACGACGCTCTCCGAGGTCCGGGGCAACGACAAGGCCCGCGACGCCTTCGCGAAGTGGGGCCGGTCGTGGGACGACCACCGGAAGGCCGTCATCCTCCACGGCAGTCCGGGCATCGGCAAGACCTCCGCAGCCCACGCGCTCGCCAACGACATGGGTTGGGACACGGTGGAGTTGAACGCCTCCGACAAACGCACGGGCGACGTCATCGAGCGGTTCGCCGGGCGGGCTGCGATGAACGCCACGCTCGCCGGGTCGTCGAACAAGACGGGCGACGCCGAGACGGACAAAAAGCAGAACCGCCAGCTCGTCATCCTCGACGAGGCCGACAACATCCACGGCAACTACGACCGCGGCGGAGCCTCGGCCATCACGAAACTGGTCAAGAAGTCCGAACAGCCCATCGTCCTCATCGCCAACGAGTTCTACGACATGAGCCGCGGGCTGCGCAACGCCTGCAAGGACATCGAGTTCCGCGACGTCTCCGCGCGCTCTATTGTGCCTGTCCTCCGCGACATCTGTCGCCGTGAGGGGCTTGAGTACGACTCGGATGCCCTCCAGCAGATCGCCGAGTCCAACGGCGGCGACCTGCGCGGCGCGGTCAACGACCTCCAGGCGGCCGCCGAGGGAGAGGAGAAGGTCACGCTGGAGACCATCGCCACCGGCTCGCGCGACCAGAGCATGGGCATCTTCGAGTTCCTCGACGCCGTGTTGAAGGAACAAGACCCCCAGGAGGCGTTGCAGTCCTCCTACGCAGTCGACGAGACGCCGGACGACATCACGAAGTGGATCGAGGGCAACATCACGAAGGTCTACGAGGGCGAAGAACTGGCCCGCGCCTACGAGTTCCTCGCGAACGCCGACCGGTGGCTGGGTCGCGTCCGCGCCTCGCAGAACTACTCCTACTGGCGTTACGCCGGTGACAACGCCGCCGCCGGAGTGGCCGCTGCCCGCGACGGGACCAAGGGTGGCTGGACGCGCTTCGGCCGCCCGCAGTTCTGGGCCGGCTCGAACAAGACCGCCGACTACGTGGCACAGAAAATCGCCGAGGAGAGCGGCGTCAGCATGGGTACGGCCCGCCGGGACGTCATCCCGTTCCTCGCGGCGATGACGCACCACTGCAAGCCCCGCGAGCTGACGGTCGCGATGGCCGCCGCCTACGATCTCGACGAGAGCCACGTCTCGTTTATCACCGGCAGCGGCGAGACGACGAACAAGGTCGAGTCTATCGTCGAAGACGCCCAGGAACTCCGCGCCGAGCGGATGGAGGAGCATTCGGGGAGCGCGTTCGAGGGTGCGGTGCGCTCGGAGGAGGACGAAACGGACGAAGCCGACGGTAGCGAGGACGACGACGGACAGGCGACGCTGACCGGCGGTGCAGGTGGCGATGCGGACGCCGCCGACGCCGACACCGACGCTGACGACGAACCCGAGAAAGACGACAGCCAGTCCGGGCTGAACGACTTCTTCTAACTGGGAACGCGGCTTTTTGTCACCTCCCTCTGTGGATGGGGTATGCGCGCCGCAGTCCTACAGGAGTACGGCGAACCGCTCGCAATCGAGGCCGTCGACCGGCCGGAGCCGGAACCACACGGCGTCGTCGTCGACGTCGAGGCCTGCGGGGTCTGTCGGAGCGACTGGCACGCCTGGATGGGCCACGGCGAGTGGGCGAACGACCAGGCCCCGCTGGGGCAGATTCTCGGCCACGAACCCGCGGGGCGGGTCGTGAGCGTCGGCGACGAGGTTCGCGAAGTCACCGAGGGCGACCGTGTCGCTCTGCCGTTCAACCTCGGCGACGGGACCTGTCCGCACTGTCGCAACGGCCACGGCAACGTCTGTCCGAACGGCCGAGCACTGGGCTTCCAGTCGGCCGCCCCCGGCGCGTTCGCCGAGGAGGTCCACCTCCCGTGGGCCGACTACAACGCGATGCCGCTGCCCGAGGGCGTGAGTGCCCGCGACGTGGCTGCACTCGGCTGTCGGTTCATGACGGCATTCCACGCGCTGGCGCACCGCGCCGACCTCGGTGGCGGCGACTGGCTCGCGGTCCACGGCTGCGGCGGCGTCGGTCTCTCGGCGATTCACATCGGCAACGCACTCGGCGCGCGCGTCGTCGCCGTCGACATCGACGACGGAAAACTGGCGCGAGCGACGGAGTTGGGTGCAGACGAGGTCGTGAACGCTGGCGAGACCGAGCGCGTCCCCAAGGAGATCAAGATCCGCACCGACGGCGGCGCGCACGTCTCGGTCGACGCGCTGGGTATCGCCGAGACCTGTCGCAACTCGGTGGTCTGTCTCCGCCGACGCGGCGAACACGTCCAGTTGGGGCTGACGACGGACGCCGAAAAGGGTGAGATTTCGCTGCCGACCGACCGGATGGCCCACATGGAACTGAGCTTCCACGGGTCGCGCGGGATGCCGCCGACGCGGTACGACGAACTCTTTGGGCTCATGCAGACCGGCGACGTCGACCCTGGCAAGCTGGTGAGCAAGGAAGTCGCGCTCTCGGACGTCTCAGAGAGACTCGCGGCGATGACGAACTACGAGACGGACGGGGTCGAAGTCGTGACCGACTTCGAAAACTGACCGAGACTACTGTTTCCGCCCGGAGCCGCTGCCGACGCCCGGAATCGCCGTCCGGTCCTCGACGCGGTTCATCAGCCCCGACGCCGAGAGGACGAGCGCGAGATAGAGCAGGCCGGTCAGCGTGAAGACCGCGGTATACCGGAAGTTCTCCGAGGCGATGGCGTTCGACCGCTGGAACAGCTCGGGGACGGTGATGAATGCCGCGAGCGACGAGTACTTGATGAGATAGATGAACTCGTTCGACCAGCTCGGAATCGCGTAGCGCAGTGCCTGCGGCAGGACGACGAAGCGGATGGCTTCGAGCTTCGAGAGTCCGATGGCGCGGCCGGCGGTGAGCTGGCCGGTGTCGACGCTCTCCAGTGCCGCACGGATATACTCCGCCTGGTAGGCCGCCCCGTTGAGCGTGAAGCCGACGATGGCGACCCAGACGGCCGGGTTCGCGAAGACGCCCTCGGCGAAGCCGGGGACGTAGCCCGCGAGGTCCATCCCGTAATAGAGCACGAACAGCTGGGCGAGCAGCGGCGTCCCGCGGACCAGTTCCGTGTAGAACAGCGAGGCGTAGGAGGTCCACGTCCCGTAGACGCGGGCGACGCTGAGCGGGACCGCGATGACGAGTCCGAGCAGGAGGCTCGTGACGGTCAGGACGACCGTCAGCCACAGTCCCGACGCGAGGTTCGGGAGGTAGGTCGTCGCGAACGCGGCCGCGTCGAAGACGCCGCCGACGAGCGGGACCCCGGCACCCAACGCTTCCAGCGTCGCCGGGTCGACGAACGGCTGGTCGGCGGGGACGAGGAGACCGCCGGTCCAGTCGTTGACCCAGCGGAGGACGAGCCAGCTCCAGAAGACCACGCCGCCGACGAGCATGGCGACGCGGCCGACGGAGCGGCCGCCGAGGAACGACGTCGACTCGGTACCACGGTCGACTGTCGGCTGACTCATGACTCGGTTTCCGTGAGGCGGCGCAGGAACGCCTTGGTGCGGTCGTGTTCGGGCGCGTCGAACAGCTGTTCGGGCGGGCCGCGCTCGACGACTTGCCCCTTGTCGAGAAAGAGCATGTTCGACGCGACGGAGCGCGCGAAGCTCATCTCGTGGGTGACGACGAGCATCGTCATGCCCTCGTCGACGAGGTCGCGCATGACCGTCAGCACCTCGCCGACCAGTTCTGGGTCGAGCGCGCTCGTCGGCTCGTCGAAGAGCAGGAGCTTCGGCTCCATCGCCAGCGCGCGGGCGATGCCGACGCGCTGCTGTTGGCCGCCGGAGAGTTCGGCGGGGTAGGAGTCGAGTTGGTCGGCCAGTCCGACCTGTTCGAGCTGTTCACGAGCGCGAGCGCGAGCCTCGTCCTTGCTCAGGCCGAGGACGCGCTGCGGGCCGAGTGCGACGTTCTCCAGCGCGGTGAGATGCGCAAAGAGGTTGAAGTCCTGAAAGACCATCCCGACCTCACGGCGGAGGCGGTTGACGTCCATCTCGGGGTCCGTCACGCACTCGCCGTCGAGGTAGATGTCGCCCTCTTGGGCCTCGGTGAGCCGGTTGACACACCGCAGCATCGTCGACTTGCCCGAGCCGCTGGGACCGATGAGGACGGTCACGTCGCCGCGGTCCATGTCGAAGCTCACGTCGGTCAGTACCTTCTCGTCGCCGTACCACTTCGACACCTCGTCGACGCGGAGTAGTGAATCACTCATAGTTAGT is a window from the Halogranum gelatinilyticum genome containing:
- the gpmI gene encoding 2,3-bisphosphoglycerate-independent phosphoglycerate mutase, which produces MKAALVILDGWGLGDHDRRDAVKAADTPNFDRFAEAGAFGQLDVSGRRVGLPDGQMGNSEVGHINIGSGRVVMQAYTRINDAISRSRGDLGMDEGDASDGAFFANEAITSAFDYAEENDGRVHFMGLVSDGGVHSDQEHLHALIEHAADRGVEAVTHAFTDGRDTDPHGGEDYLAELEGVVSDYGTGDVATVSGRYYAMDRDQNWERTKRAYDAIVEREAEFEAASAVDAVQESYDRGETDEFVESTTVEGGPALDDGDAVVFFNFRSDRARQLCRMLTNTRPDWDYDLEPPEIELVTMTQYDKTFDFPVAFPPNQPEDTLGEVVSEHGMTQLRLAESEKYAHVTYFLNGGREVEFDGEMRHIVQSPDVPTYDETPAMSSVELTDTAIESIERDDPDLLVLNYANPDMVGHTGDFDAAVAAVEAVDEQLGRLVAAIGAAGGHVLITADHGNADDMGTPEQPHTAHTYNPVPLVYLTPEGDDGGRTLRSGGSLCDLAPSLLELMEIEKPAAMTGESLLE
- a CDS encoding bile acid:sodium symporter family protein, with amino-acid sequence MRVSSVVDDYLLLWILLSVGVGLAVPDVAIVTRASTPILAVMVGSISLTLTVDEFRSVDRSALGVVLVGHVAMPFLGFGIARLLGLSPALTAGFVLLGAVTPELVTPTMTELAGGDTALASTALVVGGLGSTVFVPVVVTALLGSGVEVRSWAIVEQLLLAVVLPMGVALAVRARYDDRVSSYEDSYTTVSAVMVILIIGGVTAANAGLVRSNLAVVATVALGAVALNAAGYALGWFGGRRAAGPTRTATTLSVGMRDFAVAAALVVAAGFPTVAALPAVTFGVVEMVSSAGLVRVFGRE
- a CDS encoding pyridoxamine 5'-phosphate oxidase family protein, coding for MEDTRSVTMSDEERDEFLGAGGTGVASFPQADGEAPYSLPVSYGYDPETGGFYFRLAFGPDTSKGDVVTDRTPITFVTHEQTDTGWRSVVVTGKLHEVTEAAINSEVVTAIRRIHIPLVDVFDRNPRELEFRFFHLDPEEVHGKKEARTEADGGK
- a CDS encoding replication factor C large subunit, with the protein product MDWTEKYRPTTLSEVRGNDKARDAFAKWGRSWDDHRKAVILHGSPGIGKTSAAHALANDMGWDTVELNASDKRTGDVIERFAGRAAMNATLAGSSNKTGDAETDKKQNRQLVILDEADNIHGNYDRGGASAITKLVKKSEQPIVLIANEFYDMSRGLRNACKDIEFRDVSARSIVPVLRDICRREGLEYDSDALQQIAESNGGDLRGAVNDLQAAAEGEEKVTLETIATGSRDQSMGIFEFLDAVLKEQDPQEALQSSYAVDETPDDITKWIEGNITKVYEGEELARAYEFLANADRWLGRVRASQNYSYWRYAGDNAAAGVAAARDGTKGGWTRFGRPQFWAGSNKTADYVAQKIAEESGVSMGTARRDVIPFLAAMTHHCKPRELTVAMAAAYDLDESHVSFITGSGETTNKVESIVEDAQELRAERMEEHSGSAFEGAVRSEEDETDEADGSEDDDGQATLTGGAGGDADAADADTDADDEPEKDDSQSGLNDFF
- a CDS encoding zinc-dependent alcohol dehydrogenase family protein, with amino-acid sequence MRAAVLQEYGEPLAIEAVDRPEPEPHGVVVDVEACGVCRSDWHAWMGHGEWANDQAPLGQILGHEPAGRVVSVGDEVREVTEGDRVALPFNLGDGTCPHCRNGHGNVCPNGRALGFQSAAPGAFAEEVHLPWADYNAMPLPEGVSARDVAALGCRFMTAFHALAHRADLGGGDWLAVHGCGGVGLSAIHIGNALGARVVAVDIDDGKLARATELGADEVVNAGETERVPKEIKIRTDGGAHVSVDALGIAETCRNSVVCLRRRGEHVQLGLTTDAEKGEISLPTDRMAHMELSFHGSRGMPPTRYDELFGLMQTGDVDPGKLVSKEVALSDVSERLAAMTNYETDGVEVVTDFEN
- a CDS encoding amino acid ABC transporter permease, translating into MSQPTVDRGTESTSFLGGRSVGRVAMLVGGVVFWSWLVLRWVNDWTGGLLVPADQPFVDPATLEALGAGVPLVGGVFDAAAFATTYLPNLASGLWLTVVLTVTSLLLGLVIAVPLSVARVYGTWTSYASLFYTELVRGTPLLAQLFVLYYGMDLAGYVPGFAEGVFANPAVWVAIVGFTLNGAAYQAEYIRAALESVDTGQLTAGRAIGLSKLEAIRFVVLPQALRYAIPSWSNEFIYLIKYSSLAAFITVPELFQRSNAIASENFRYTAVFTLTGLLYLALVLSASGLMNRVEDRTAIPGVGSGSGRKQ
- a CDS encoding amino acid ABC transporter ATP-binding protein, whose protein sequence is MSDSLLRVDEVSKWYGDEKVLTDVSFDMDRGDVTVLIGPSGSGKSTMLRCVNRLTEAQEGDIYLDGECVTDPEMDVNRLRREVGMVFQDFNLFAHLTALENVALGPQRVLGLSKDEARARAREQLEQVGLADQLDSYPAELSGGQQQRVGIARALAMEPKLLLFDEPTSALDPELVGEVLTVMRDLVDEGMTMLVVTHEMSFARSVASNMLFLDKGQVVERGPPEQLFDAPEHDRTKAFLRRLTETES